Part of the Suricata suricatta isolate VVHF042 chromosome 8, meerkat_22Aug2017_6uvM2_HiC, whole genome shotgun sequence genome, CACACTGGGCAGAAGTGGCTGCTGCTCTGTCAGAAGTTACCCATATCTTTTATCATCCTGCTCTGGCCCACTGAGACCACCTGCTCTTCTTCTGGGGCCTCCTTCAGTCTTACACTCTCCTACTCTTCCAGGAAGAAGTTTTGGCTACGGTGTTCTCGGTTTCTGGTCTGTCATCTGTGTAGCCAAGATCTGCTACCTCCTCAGGTGGCAGCCAGGCCTTTGCCTCTGACCTCACGCTCCCTCTATGCTTTGACCTTTCCCACTGCTTTCCTGCCTGGAACTCTCCCTACTTAGTGCTCTTTATCTTTCGCTCATAAAACTCGGGTTTGTTTTGAAGTCTGAATCGAATCCTGAGTGTCGCGTTCAGACCTCACCTCGGGTTCAGAACATGAGACCCGGACTTGGGCCAGATAGATGCCTTCCTGGAGGCGTCCGTGTGAGAGGGGCACCGTGAGACTGGGTGGGCACGACAGTCAGACGGGCACAGCATCGAGCGGGTCCCCTCTCCTCGTGTGGCGGTCCCAGTGCGACTGTCGGCAGAGTGCTGTGGAACTTGACCCAAGGTGACCTCCCTGGCAAGATAGGATCCGCGGGTTTACCCACAAGTTTCTCTGCCCCGTGGGCTGGGGTGCCCTCTCCCTGCCCGTCTGACCGGAGCCCCATGTCTGGTACTAAGCTTTCTTGAAAGACTTTGGAGAGAGCTTCAGGATAGGACCTGACACTTGTCACAACGGGGTTGCCTGGTGGAACGTGAGCCTGTCCTCCACAGATGGCTGAGGGCAAGGGTTGAGAGGGTGTgttcgggggcggggggtgggggggggggaatctatTCCGGAAAAACTCAGCCattatcttatcttttttttttaagtttattaatttattttgagagagagtgggggagggctggagagggagggggagagagagaatgccaagcaggctcctcattgtcagcccagaggctgatgcagggcttgaacccacgaactgtgagatcatgacctgagcaggaaaaAAACATGGGTTAcgtaatggactgagccacccaatttaatgtttatttttgagagagagagcgagagagcacgtaAGTGAGcgcgcaggagaggggcagagagagggggggatgcagaatctgaagcaggcttcaggctctgagccgtcagcacagagcccaacgcagggctcgaactcctgagctgtaagatcttgacctgagctgaagttgggtgcttacctgactcagccgcccaggcgccccttatcttttttcttcttctttttttatttactctttggcGAACCTACACGAGTCCCATGGCTCATTGGGAAAAGAGCAGCCCTTTGCCCCGCCAGCTCCCACCTAGCGACGGTTGCTCCCACGTGTCTGGGCCCCATGCCGGTTCCGGGCAGCGGACGGGAGTGCACCCTCCCACCAGAGCAGAGGAGGCCGCGCTCTTCGagggcttccccccccccccgccccacgtCCCCAGGCAGCAGCCTGCAGTTTTGGGGCGACTGCCGGCAGGGCTGGGTGGAGGGGTCTCGGTGCTGGTCCGTTTTCGTACCTGCCCTGTGTTCCCTCGGGTCTCTGTTGTTTGCTCGGTTCTCCTATCCGGTGACTGcactccctgcctcctgccagtctctcactctccttctggGACCTTTGGCTGCGCACAGTGCCCCGTAAGCGTCATCTTCCTGCGGCAGCTTTTGGCACCTGTTTCCCAGCGCGGGTCCTGGCCCCCCTGGGCCGGGCTGCCCTGGGAGCACCCCTCCCGTCACCTGGGGCCCTGGCGTCTCTCTGCGGAGCCTCTATCTGCTCTCCTGGGTGTTTCTCTCCGCTGGTTTATGCCTTCGCTTTGGAGCACATCCACCAGCCTCGGCTAGAGAACGGGGTCGCCGGAAGTAAGGTTTTTGAGATCTTGATGGTCGAAGGTGgtttttattctcttgatttggTTACAGTTGTAGGTGAGAAGtcattttcttctggaattcttGAAGGCATTGCTGTGTCGTTTTTTCATTTCCAGGGTTGCTGATGAGAAGTCAGAAGCCGCCTGACCTCTGATACTTTGTGCGTGACTTATTTCTGCCCTCTGGAAGCTCATGGAACCTTCCCTTTGGCCCTGGGTTCTCAAGTCCGAGGGTGACATGTGTGAAGCCTGTGGGGAATTTACCTGTCGTGCGGGTCATTAGCACATCTTGTCAGTCTGAAGTTTGGTCtttggctttgtttgtttttcttgaataacGCGTTTATGATTTTCTCCCTCATTTCTCTGTCGTCTTTTTCTGGGAGTCACCATTCCATGGTTGGGCCTCCTGGATAGTGTCTCTGGTTCTTTCTGCGACTCTGCTTCCTGGGTGTTTGCTCCGTTTTTCTGTTCTGGTTCTTGACCTGggttctttttttactttactaCTCAAGTTTTGTTAGTTtagttaagttttatttcttatttaaatatttgtttacttattttgagagagagagagagatcaagtatgagcaggggaggggcagagagagtcctgcactgtcagcacagagccctacatggggcttgatctcacaacctgtgagatcatgacctagccgaaatcaacagttggatgcttaactgacctaggCACCTAGGCGCCCTCACGTACTTTTAGCTGGAAGAGATCGCTTTCTCTATCAGAGCGCTTTTCTCcaactctgccttcttgtttcacgTCTTCCCGTCCCCACCGGCCCTGGCCTGTCTGTCCGGCGTGTCCCCAGGGTTGCCCCAAGCTGCTGCTGAGCCTGGCTGTGGGCTGTGTTTGAGGTCAGGCGCCAGCAGGCTGCTGGGAGCCCCGAGCCTGGGGAGGCTCCTGGTCCGAGGGAGGAAGAAGCCTCACCGCTCCTGTGCTGAGTGTTGAGAACATGAACTTCTACTTAACCGTGGAGCGTGAGTGCCTCCACCCGCCTCCTGCCCGGAGCCCTCTGGTTTGCTTCTCCAGGTGCTTGCGGGCCACATTCAGGGACACAGCTGCTCTTGAATGAGGTGTCTGTCGGTCCCCCCAGTTTTCTCAGTGTCTCTACCACCTGCCCACACCTGCCTGGGGTCAGCCTGTCAGGCTCCCAGCGTTTTGGCTTCTTACAAACGTCTGTATCTGGTTTGGGGTGCGGGTGCCCTGGGGGCCTCTGGCAGCTCACCTTGCCTCCTAGAAGGTCATGTGAGCACCTGTGCCCTTGATCTCTCTGGCCCGCGAGCCCCGCTTGAGTGCACGCCCCCTCTTGCCCCTGGCTGTGCGTGCCGTCCTGCAGCTCAGGAGGCCTGGCCCGCCACCCTGTCTGACTCAGTCCAGACCCTGTGGCGACATTGTGGGGCCAGAGCCATGGAGTTACCTTTTGTCCGTGCGCCTGCCCGCTGCCCGGGAGCGCTGTTTGCATCTCCTGTTCCTTGCCGGCCGCCGGTCTCGCATTCTTCGTGTTCCTCCATGTCCTGCTGGTTCTTAGCGCTGTGCCTTCCCTGACTGGGGCTGGGGGCCTTTGCCTCCCTCTGGATGTCTGAGGGAAGGCCACGGAGGCTGGGCTCTGACCTCTTATCTCTGACTTTGGCTGGGCTGTGGTCTCTGGGCTTTGGGCCATAGGGGGCGGGGCTTTAACAGCTGGTTCCCCCCAGGTCCTTCCTCAGATCCCCGTGAAGAGTGGTGGTCCCCATGGGGCAGGGGTCCTCGGTGAGTGGCTGACCCCTCTCCTTGCCCCTACCCCGGGAGGCTCCTTGGGGACCTGTTGGCAGCCCCTCCCGCTCCAGAGACCCAactgaggagggaggtggggcaggtgACAGGGCCAAGGGTGGGGGCTGCAGGCCCGCCCGAGCCCCCCACTCCTCTTCTCCCAGGGGTGCACCTGGAGGGCCCGTTCATCAGCCGCGAGAAGCGAGGTGCGCACCCCGAAGCCCACCTGCGTTCCTTCGAGGCCAATGCCTTCCATGACGTGCTGGCCACCTATGGGCCCCTGGACAACGTCCGCATTGTGACACTGGCCCCTGAGCTGGGCCGAAGCCACGAGGTGATCCAGGCGCTGACGGCCCGTGGCATCTGTGTGTCCCTAGGTGAGGACGGCCACCTCCAGGGTTGggcccacgtgggggtcctgggctggGTGCACAGTTTGAGCCTGGGTCCCCTGTGCAGGACACTCAGTGGCTGACCTGCAGGCCGCAGAGGAAGCCGTACAAAGTGGGGCCACCTTCATCACCCACCTCTTCAACGCCATGCTGCCTGTgagtgccccccagcccccctggcGGGTGGGCGCAAGGGTTCCCGCCAGCGCTCAGCTGTCCTCCTGTTCCTGTCCAGTTCCACCACCGTGACCCTGGTATCGTGGGGCTCCTGACCAGTGACCGGCTGCCTCCAGGCCGCCACATCTTCTACGGGATGATCGCAGATGGCACCCACACCAACCCAGCCGCCCTGCGCATCGCCCACCGGGCCCATCCCCAGGGTGAGCGGCGGAgcggggcagggcggggcagaTCGGGGAGGGCAGCAGGGCGGCTCCTGAGGCCTCTGCCCCTGCAGGGCTGGTGTTGGTCACCGACGCTGTTCCCGCCCTGGGCTTGGGCAACGGCCGTCACACGCTGGGCCAGCAGGAGGTGGAGGTGGATGGGCTGACGGCCTACGTGGCAGGTGAGTGACCCTCTCGCCGTGCGGCCTGCTCGAGAATGGCAGTCCTACCTGCTCTCCCGGGGATGCGGACACCTGAGTGCCCCCCCTATTCCCCGTACCGCGCCCGGCGGCCTCTGGTCCCCTCAGAGCCTGCTCTCATTTTCAAGGCACCAAGACGCTGAGTGGCAGCATAGCCCCGATGGACGTCTGTGTCCGGCATTTCCTGCAGGCTACAGGTCGGTGAGGCTGGAGTGGGCAggggtgtgcgtgtgcgtgtgagGGAGGGTGGCAGCCACACGTGGGAGAGGTTGGAGGGAACCACGGACACCCCTGGGGTCTTGCAGTGACATCCCTTGTGTGATGGAATTCGCAGGAGAGGAGCACCAGGAACGGGGCCGAGGTCCCCCTGCCAGGAGCTCAAGGGCAGATTAAGCGAGTGGCAAGCAAGCAGGTGGCTGAGACGCAGGTGGTAGGCAGTGGAGCCACGACCCCCGAGAGAAGGGACCTCAGCTTACCCGTGGGAAGGCCTTTGGGACCCGCGGGACTGAAGCAGGGCTTCAGGCTTGTTAACGGGGGGTCACATTCTGGGGGGCTGGAAGGGGTATCTGACAGAGGCTGTGGCTGGCCAGGCCCCGTGGGGTTCTCGGCAGCGCCCCGGGGCTCGGGGGTCACCTGGGGGTGTCGGGTTCATCGTGCTGTTTggagcagcagggagcctggccaGGAGGCAGGACACGGCTGTGGCCTGGCAGTTCCCGGGGGGATGCGGGAACAGCAAGAATAGGATTTGGTCATGAGGCTTCttgagaggaagcagagagagaaagccgAGATCAGGTGGCCTCAGCCATGCCCAGGCTACTGCTTCTTTTTGGGGGGCTCTTCCTGGGACCCAGAAGGAGGAGGTGCCTGCAAGCATTTGGGTCCACGAGGAGGGGAGCCCTGCAGGGCTGGGATGGCTGAGTGGCCAGGAAAGGGTATACCTGCCAGTGTCCTCTGATGGGGGGGGCTTTGTCACCCTGTTGCGGAGACCtggggctgtggggtgggggcggggctgcaggcaccagctgggggttggggtgaCCGCCCACTTGTGTCCCCTGAGCAGGCTGCAGCGTGGAATTGGCCCTGGAGGCTGCGTCCCTTCACCCTGCTCAGCTGCTGGGGCTGGAGAAGCACAAGGGGACCCTGGACTTCGGGGCTGATGCAGGTCAGGGCCCGATATGGGCACCCGGGGCCACCGAAGACTTGGGAGGTCTCGGGACTTGGGACGGTGTCCAGGCAGCTGGGATCTTCCCTGTGCCCAGGTGGCCCTGCCTGGCCGCCCACCGCAGCCCGGGCACCTCTTCCCATCAGGCCAGGATTTGTGGCACGTGAGACAGTCCACGtgaggggcagctggggcctTTGTCCCATGTGCCCTGCTGCCAGGAACACTATTTCCAGGACCTGGTCAGCCTCTGATGGGGTGGGGTGCCCCACAGCTTCTGGGTGGGTGTGGGGCCGGTGGCAGGCCCGCCCCTGCCTCCATCTCACCGCCCGCCTCTGCCCCAGACTTCGTGGTGCTCGATGACTCCCTCCACGTGCGGGCCACCTACATCTCGGGCGAGTTGGTGTGGCAGGCGGAGGCGGCCAGGCAGTGACCGAGGACCACGGCGGGAAAGGACGCCCAGCCTTAGCTGGACACTGTCAGGGCTGAGCCATCGAGGAGCTGGTCTCCAGGGAGCAAGTGGGAGCCCTGCCCCAGGTGGAGGCCTGCCAGGTGGAGGCGGCTGGATAAAGGATCTCCCAGCAGGGACTTGTCTCTTGTCTGAGTTTTGCTTCAAGGCCGAGCGCCATCCCCTCGGAGGCTCTCTGGGTGGGGTAGGGACGGGAGGGTGTGTGCCTTAGGGTTGGGAGCGGCTGGGTTCTAGCTGATCCCTGCCTCCGGGGCCCCAGTGAAGGGCACAGGGCCCCTGTCTGTTGCAGCCCCACACTCGGTGTGCTGACTGGAAATGAAGAAGGGGCGGGGAAAGCCCTGACTGGAGGTTGGAAAGCAGACAGGAAGGAACTTGGGGACAGTGAATGTGGATGGCTTCAGAAGTTTCTATGTTGGGAGACTGTGGAAAAGGATACTtcttgtgattttaaaatttattttgaaggagaggaagggcagagagagagtcctaagcagactctgcactgtcagtgcaaagcccgactcggggctcgatcccaatgaaccatgagacaatgacTTGTTAAAATCAAGTCGGACTTTTCCTCAACCGACAACCACCCAGGCCCGGTGCTTTCTAAGATTTTACGTAGGAAGGATCGATTGTGGGAGCAATTAGGAGCCGGGGCTGGGGGGAGCTGGATGTGGGAGGGGCCTCGGGAGGGCGAGCAGGGGCCTGGAGGCCGCTGTGTGAGGACAGCCCAGggctctccctctgcacctttgAGTTGGGCCGGCAAAGTGGAGGCCCAAGGTCATGGTGCTGGGGCTGAGCAGGGTGCCAGCTGCTCCTCCTCAGCCTTCAAGAGGACGCCGGGTCCTGTGGCTCTGAGTGTGGGAAACAGTGGCCGAGGGGCCCTGAGGTGAGCCAGGCCACCGTTCTTGCCCAGTCCACAGCCCTATTTCTTTGAGCCTTTGGGGTAATCAAAACTTGGCTTCCTTTGGGTCTTTTCTGAACAGCCCCTTCTCCTGATCTGActcccaggtggccctggggaTCCCACTTGCCCCTGGTTTGCCCAGCTGTGGGTGACTCTGCCTGGTGCTGGTGGGCGGCTTGAGGGTCACCGGCATCGGGAGCCATGCAACTGTTTGCCCACCAGTAGTGTTATCCTGTGGCCGTCCACGCCCCCAGTCCTGGCAGCAGTGGCCCCATGCTGGGAGCAGGGGCTGATAGGGCCACTTTGAGGCAGGTGAGCTTTGGGGAGCCCTGTGGGTCATGAGGGCAGCCACAGCGTGAAGGTCAGACGTCCGCGTTGGTGTCGTCCCAGCCCTGGGGTTGACTTTGTCCCCGTTTGCATGCCGGGGTGGGCAGAACTGTCCCCGTTTTGTGTGGGCGTGGTTCTTGGAATGAGAGGTCAAAGGCACATAGCCCAGGACGCCATCGTGTGTGGCTTGGCAACCATCCCTTTTGCCTGTGCCACCAGAGCCCACTACACAAAGTGTGTCCAGGCCCAAAGTGACAAAACAGCCTAAGGTCCCAGCTGCGTTTGAAGCTGAATGAACAGCCCGGGAAGAGCCAACACCGAGAGGCACGGCTCAGGAAAGGCCTGGGACAGCCATCTGTAGGTGTACCAAGGGACTGGGTGTCTGGCCACATGCCTGTGGGCAGCAGGGATGTCCTAGACCAAACAGGTGACTGGCCAGCTCCTGGCTGCACCAgtgatggggggcagggcaggtccGGAGCCCACCCTGGTGGGAGGGAGCAAGCGAGTGCTCCTTAGAGGCTGAGCAGTGGACCCTTGCCTTATTTGGTGTTGCCTTTATTTCAAGTGCATTACTAGTGTTAACCCGTTCTCTGCCAAAAATCCAACGGAGTTTCCCATTTGTTATGCACGTTCTCAGATGGGGAAGGGGGGGCTGCGAGTTCCAGAGCCCGTGAACACAGGAGGGAGGAAGTGGCCTGGCCTGCTCAGCTCCTGGGGCCTCACTTAAACCTGCTGGCTCGCTGCCTCTTGGCTGCAGCATCCGGGAAGGACTAGCTGAACTAGTGGTCTCCAAGGGTGACCCCAAGGCTGGCAAGGGCGCACGTGCCGGGGCAACTGCCCCACAGAGATATAGCGGCACGGGCTTCGTGTGTTGGTTGGGACTGTCGGCCATCCTTGCGGAAAAAGAGTGCAGCCATCACCAGCGTGGTCTCCAGAACAG contains:
- the AMDHD2 gene encoding N-acetylglucosamine-6-phosphate deacetylase codes for the protein MRPPPASGRREDLWVRGGRILDPEKLFFEERRMADEQRDCGGCILAPGFIDVQINGGFGVDFSQATEDVGSGVALVAQRILSHGVTSFCPTLVTSPPEVYHKVLPQIPVKSGGPHGAGVLGVHLEGPFISREKRGAHPEAHLRSFEANAFHDVLATYGPLDNVRIVTLAPELGRSHEVIQALTARGICVSLGHSVADLQAAEEAVQSGATFITHLFNAMLPFHHRDPGIVGLLTSDRLPPGRHIFYGMIADGTHTNPAALRIAHRAHPQGLVLVTDAVPALGLGNGRHTLGQQEVEVDGLTAYVAGTKTLSGSIAPMDVCVRHFLQATGCSVELALEAASLHPAQLLGLEKHKGTLDFGADADFVVLDDSLHVRATYISGELVWQAEAARQ